A part of Ziziphus jujuba cultivar Dongzao chromosome 8, ASM3175591v1 genomic DNA contains:
- the LOC107413018 gene encoding transcription termination factor MTERF4, chloroplastic, with protein MHLKNLLSLLQKRFLATSATLSTTSATSQPNPSSSSFTVHFLVNSCGLPLEVALSASKTIQLDRNNAQKPQSLLSFLKSYKFNDTQIAKLISKRPSTLQSRIHNNLEPKFQFLIENGFGGELLPKLILSNTEILSRSLGSHIKPTYKLLKKFLKTEESVVVSVKRASWLLTMDAEAKLVPIMELFVREGVPDERVTHLLLSQPRTFVQNVDRMAVCIKTVKEFGFQPGYSMFTEAVRVKSSMSDSTWNKKVQVFKDLGWSEQDIAYAFVRSPRFLACSEEKIRTTMDFYVNTMKLELKKIVSFPKLFNYSIETRVRPRYRVLKVLVSKGLIKHDIKPVWVFQQTETRFLDNFVLKYVGDVPNLLEIYNAAETKAI; from the coding sequence ATGCATTTGAAAAATCTGCTTTCTTTATTGCAAAAACGTTTTTTGGCAACATCGGCAACACTTTCTACCACTTCTGCTACTTCACAACCAaacccatcatcatcatcattcacaGTTCATTTCTTGGTAAACTCATGTGGGCTTCCATTGGAAGTCGCACTCTCTGCCTCCAAAACCATCCAACTCGATCGCAACAATGCCCAGAAACCCCAATCCCTGCTCAGTTTCTTAAAATCTTACAAATTCAACGATACCCAGATAGCCAAATTGATCTCAAAGCGTCCCTCCACCCTCCAATCCAGGATACATAACAATCTCGAGCCCAAATTTCAGTTCTTGATCGAAAATGGCTTCGGCGGCGAGCTTCTTCCGAAGCTGATCTTGTCGAATACCGAAATTCTGTCTCGGAGCTTGGGTTCCCACATAAAACCAACCTACAAATTGCTCAAGAAATTCTTAAAAACCGAGGAGAGTGTTGTTGTTTCAGTGAAGCGAGCTTCATGGCTTTTAACCATGGATGCTGAAGCTAAATTGGTACCAATTATGGAGCTTTTCGTAAGAGAAGGAGTTCCTGATGAGCGGGTGACCCACCTTCTGCTTTCTCAGCCCAGAACTTTCGTGCAAAACGTTGACAGAATGGCTGTCTGCATCAAAACCGTGAAGGAATTTGGTTTCCAACCTGGTTATTCAATGTTCACAGAAGCTGTTCGAGTAAAGTCCTCAATGAGCGATTCAACATGGAACAAGAAGGTGCAAGTTTTCAAGGATTTGGGTTGGTCTGAACAAGATATTGCTTATGCTTTTGTACGTTCTCCGAGGTTTTTAGCTTGTTCGGAGGAGAAGATTCGGACAACCATGGATTTCTATGTGAATACTATGAAGTTGGAGTTAAAGAAGATAGTTTCTTTTCCAAAGTTGTTTAACTATTCCATTGAGACAAGAGTTCGTCCAAGGTACCGAGTTCTGAAGGTTTTGGTTTCTAAGGGGCTGATTAAACATGACATCAAACCTGTTTGGGTGTTTCAACAAACTGAGACAAGATTCTTGGACAACTTTGTTCTCAAGTATGTTGGTGATGTTCCAAATTTGTTGGAAATTTATAATGCTGCCGAAACAAAGGcaatttga
- the LOC107413016 gene encoding uncharacterized protein LOC107413016 yields the protein MQLKNLLSLLQKRFFKTSTILSATSSIPSSSFTALSAPKTLQVDKSNAQNPQSVLSFLKSYKFDDTQIAKLISQRPSLLQSKILTNLSPKFQFLVENGFSGELLPKLIVSNSRILYRSLDSKIKPMYELLKKFLETEERVVASVMRASWMLTSDTTPLVPNMELLIREGVPEKRVIHLLLSHPRTFMHKVERMIVCIQTAKELGFQPSCATFTEAVRIIVSMTDSTWKKKMETFKDLGWSEDDIIYAFTRCPVCLAFSEVKIRKAMDFYVKTMKLELEDIISIPMLLCFSIDRRIRPRYHVLKVLVSKELIKHDNKPGWVFRQSETAFLDNYVFKYAGEVPNLLEVYNAAKTKAI from the coding sequence ATGCAGCTGAAAAATCTACTTTCTTTGCTGCAGAAACGCTTTTTCAAAACATCGACAATACTTTCTGCTACTTCTTCAATCCCATCATCATCGTTCACAGCTCTCTCTGCTCCCAAAACCCTCCAAGTCGACAAGAGCAATGCCCAGAATCCCCAATCCGTGCTCAGTTTCTTGAAATCTTACAAATTCGATGATACCCAGATAGCCAAATTGATCTCACAGCGTCCCTCCCTCCTTCAATCGAAGATACTAACCAATCTCAGCCCCAAATTTCAGTTCTTGGTCGAAAATGGCTTCTCTGGCGAGCTTCTTCCAAAGCTGATCGTGTCAAATTCCAGAATTCTGTATCGAAGCTTGGATTCCAAAATCAAACCCATGTACGAATTGCTCAAGAAATTCTTGGAAACCGAAGAGAGAGTTGTGGCTTCGGTGATGCGAGCCTCATGGATGTTAACCTCCGATACCACACCGTTGGTGCCAAATATGGAACTTTTGATAAGAGAAGGAGTTCCTGAAAAGCGCGTGATTCACCTTCTACTTTCTCACCCCAGAACGTTTATGCACAAGGTAGAAAGAATGATTGTCTGCATTCAAACTGCGAAGGAATTGGGTTTCCAACCGAGTTGTGCAACGTTCACAGAAGCTGTTCGAATAATTGTCTCAATGACCGATTCAACatggaagaaaaaaatggaaactttcaAGGATTTGGGTTGGTCTGAAGATGatattatttatgcatttacACGTTGTCCTGTATGTTTGGCTTTTTCAGAGGTGAAAATTCGGAAAGCCATGGATTTTTATGTGAAGACTATGAAGTTGGAGTTGGAAGATATCATTTCTATTCCCATGTTGCTTTGCTTTTCCATTGACAGAAGAATACGTCCGAGGTACCATGTTCTGAAGGTTTTGGTTTCTAAGGAGCTGATTAAACATGACAACAAACCAGGTTGGGTGTTTAGACAATCTGAGACAGCATTCTTGGACAACTATGTTTTCAAGTATGCGGGTGAAGTTCCGAATTTGTTGGAAGTGTACAATGCTGCCAAAACAAAGgcaatttga
- the LOC107413042 gene encoding putative disease resistance protein RGA3, which produces MADAMVSGLLDQLASIIREKVEEKMRLVMGVETEVENLQNNLQAIRDVLVDAEKRQLKEENVKRWLDDLKGVTYNIDDVLDEWSILILQPNINEKDENGVQTVVVTKKKECLSFLFPCFPSKQVNQTGLRLEIATKIKDLNGKLDNIATTRDRYKFDIMRATDEPSRPITTAMINLFEVTGRNEDKENLINKLLYESSRERRDHLIVSIVGMGGIGKTTLAQLAFNEIKSKFDNGIWVCVSDPFDETKIAKAIIEQLMGEETRLVELEALMQKLLESIKGKKFLLVLDDVWTYDHRKWEPLKATLRHGAFGSRILVTTQKKDVALRIGEGAHMIQLKRLTEEDCWRLFNRVAFLGKEKTDEENFKEIGRKIAAKCDGLPLAAKTLGSHMYFKTTKKEWEDVLESELWDLEDTNMKLFSPLLLSYYDLPSVVKRCFSYCAVFPKDALIDRDDLIQQWMSQGYFNSKKNMEKEAAGLGCFNSLVMRSFFQDFEEDMERNILQCKMHDVVHNFAQFLTKNEYYSIREMENVNQIHGGDIRHLTMATSSTTSAEVPISILKERSLHTLVVSGIDAIGHDQFLHMKYLRTLNLTGCNTELPEIIGELVHLRYLNLSNNRRLKELPTSVGKLWNLQTLRLVHCLNIEKLPGTVGQLINLRHLYASYSYNLMQWPKEIGRLSCLQTLNGFQCFGDDDAKNDHETNLGALRNLNNLHQLYIRGLGDAANHADEAKQAQLHSKKGLLHLALYFSNRTSTMEIHEKVLQELNPHPNIQNLTIKQYEGLVFPSWMISLNNLRRLSLAFCSCEVLPPLGKLPCLESLKMIDMSNVVKVGPEFLGIEAVDHDNYLESSNVVSFPNLKELEFHFFDEWKEWVGTNPERWKFQNPTVIIMPRLQILNISYCDNLETLPNFLARVPLQNLSVRICPKLKMRRRKEWAKVCHIPNIAVDDLRIVVDRIREGSTS; this is translated from the coding sequence ATGGCTGATGCAATGGTTTCTGGACTTCTTGATCAGTTGGCTTCAATTATTCGCGAAAAGGTTGAAGAAAAGATGAGACTGGTAATGGGAGTTGAGACTGAAGTTGAAAACCTCCAAAACAATCTCCAAGCCATTAGAGATGTGCTAGTCGATGCAGAAAAGAGACAACTGAAAGAGGAAAATGTAAAACGCTGGTTAGATGATCTCAAAGGCGTAACTTACAACATCGATGATGTATTGGATGAGTGGAGCATCCTcattcttcaaccaaatatcaaTGAGAAAGATGAAAATGGAGTTCAAACTGTTGTAGTTACTAAAAAGAAGGAATGTTTATCCTTCCTCTTCCCCTGTTTTCCTTCTAAACAAGTTAATCAGACGGGTCTCCGTCTTGAAATTGCCACTAAGATAAAAGACTTGAATGGAAAACTCGATAACATAGCCACAACAAGGGATAGGTACAAATTTGACATTATGAGAGCAACTGATGAACCTAGCCGACCAATCACTACCGCCATGATTAATCTATTTGAGGTAACAGGACGCAATGAAGATAAGGAAAATCTCATAAACAAGTTGCTTTACGAGAGCAGCCGAGAAAGGAGAGACCACCTCATCGTTTCCATTGTAGGTATGGGAGGAATTGGGAAGACCACTCTTGCCCAATTAGCTTTCAATGAGATCAAGAGTAAATTTGATAATGGAATATGGGTGTGTGTTTCAGATCCTTTTGATGAGACCAAGATCGCTAAAGCAATAATTGAGCAACTCATGGGTGAAGAAACCAGATTAGTTGAGCTGGAAGCATTGATGCAGAAACTTCTCGAGTCAATTAAGGGTAAGAAGTTTCTTCTCGTACTGGATGATGTATGGACTTATGACCATCGAAAATGGGAACCGCTAAAAGCAACTCTACGACATGGTGCATTTGGCAGTCGAATTTTGGTGACCACACAAAAGAAAGATGTTGCTTTGAGGATTGGAGAAGGTGCTCATATGATTCAGTTGAAAAGACTGACCGAAGAGGACTGCTGGAGGTTATTTAATCGAGTAGCATTTTTGGGCAAGGAAAAGACAGatgaagaaaattttaaagaaattggtaGGAAAATTGCAGCCAAGTGTGATGGACTACCACTTGCTGCAAAGACTTTAGGAAGTCACATGTACTTCAAAACTACCAAAAAAGAGTGGGAGGATGTATTGGAGAGTGAGCTATGGGACTTGGAAGATACTAACATGAAGCTTTTCTCACCATTGCTGTTGAGTTATTACGACTTGCCTTCTGTGGTGAAACGCTGTTTCTCATATTGTGCTGTCTTTCCTAAAGATGCTTTGATTGATAGAGATGATTTGATCCAACAATGGATGTCGCAAGGCTATTTTAATTCAAAGAAAAACATGGAGAAGGAAGCAGCCGGACTAGGGTGCTTCAACAGCTTGGTAATGCGGTCCTTTTTCCAAGATTTTGAAGAAGACATGGAAAGGAATATTTTACAATGTAAGATGCATGATGTAGTGCATAATTTTGCTCAGTTTCTTACTAAGAATGAGTATTATTCCATAAGAGAGATGGAAAATGTCAACCAGATACATGGAGGAGACATTCGCCACTTGACAATGGCAACTTCCAGCACTACTAGTGCCGAGGTTCctatttcaattttgaaagagagATCTTTGCACACCCTTGTGGTTTCAGGAATAGACGCAATAGGCCATGATCAGTTTCTACATATGAAATATCTCAGAACTTTAAATTTGACTGGCTGCAACACAGAACTTCCTGAGATTATAGGTGAATTAGTACATTTGCGATAtctcaatttatcaaataacagAAGATTGAAGGAGTTACCTACTTCTGTGGGGAAGTTGTGGAACCTGCAAACCTTGAGACTTGTTCATTGTCTTAATATCGAAAAATTACCTGGGACAGTTGGACAACTGATCAACTTGAGACATCTTTATGCTTCCTACAGTTATAATCTAATGCAGTGGCCTAAAGAGATTGGAAGGTTAAGTTGTCTTCAAACTTTGAATGGATTCCAATGTTTTGGAGATGATGATGCCAAAAATGATCACGAAACAAATTTAGGAGCCTTAAGAAACTTGAACAATCTTCATCAACTTTACATACGCGGATTAGGTGATGCAGCAAATCATGCGGATGAAGCTAAACAAGCACAGCTCCATAGCAAGAAAGGCCTCCTCCACCTAGCACTATACTTTTCTAACAGAACAAGTACAATGGAAATCCATGAGAAAGTGCTTCAAGAGTTAAACCCACATCCCAACATACAAAATCTAACGATCAAGCAATATGAGGGACTTGTTTTCCCCAGCTGGATGATCTCACTAAACAATTTGAGAAGGTTGTCCCTGGCATTTTGTAGCTGTGAGGTTTTGCCCCCTTTGGGAAAATTACCGTGTCTTGAATCACTAAAAATGATAGATATGAGCAATGTAGTGAAGGTGGGACCTGAATTCTTGGGAATAGAAGCAGTTGATCATGACAACTATTTGGAATCATCAAATGTGGTTTCGTTTCCAAACTTAAAAGAACTCGAGTTTCATTTCTTTGATGAATGGAAGGAATGGGTTGGCACAAATCCTGAAAGGTGGAAATTTCAGAATCCGACTGTAATAATAATGCCACGGCTCCAGATCTTAAACATTAGCTACTGTGATAACTTAGAAACATTGCCAAACTTCCTGGCAAGAGTACCATTGCAGAATTTGAGCGTCAGAATATGTCCAAAACTCAAAATGCGCCGCAGAAAGGAATGGGCCAAGGTTTGTCATATTCCAAATATTGCAGTAGATGACCTAAGAATAGTTGTGGATAGAATTCGAGAAGGATCAACTAGCTAA
- the LOC107404071 gene encoding uncharacterized protein LOC107404071 → MSKQFNVPPVVFRSGGNHPNPTAPFQPKTSNPIPFMSFDVGSSAPPSTTTTTSFNTPIVSSSFDEEPPLLEELGINTKQIWTKTISILNPFRINPDLHEDADLSGPFLFLLAFGLFQLLAGKIHFGIILGWVTVSAIFLYVVFNMLAGRNGTLDLYRCVSLIGYCMLPMVMLSALSLFVPRGGFVVPAMAAVFVVWSARVCTRLLVEVARWDEHRGLVAYACFLIYMLFSLLVIF, encoded by the coding sequence ATGTCGAAACAATTCAATGTCCCACCGGTTGTCTTCCGCTCCGGTGGCAACCACCCAAATCCCACAGCCCCATTCCAGCCAAAAACCTCGAACCCAATCCCTTTCATGTCCTTCGACGTGGGTTCTTCGGCTCCCCCATCTactaccaccaccacctccttcAACACCCCAATTGTCAGCTCCAGTTTCGATGAAGAACCACCCCTCCTCGAGGAATTAGGCATCAATACCAAGCAAATCTGGACCAAAACCATCTCCATTCTCAACCCATTTCGGATAAACCCGGATCTCCACGAGGACGCCGATTTATCGGGTCCGTTCTTGTTCCTTTTGGCTTTTGGGCTCTTCCAATTGCTTGCCGGGAAGATCCATTTCGGTATAATCTTGGGTTGGGTTACTGTTTCTGCGATTTTTCTATACGTTGTTTTTAATATGCTGGCGGGTCGGAATGGGACTTTGGATCTGTACAGGTGTGTGAGTTTGATTGGGTACTGTATGCTTCCCATGGTGATGTTATCGGCTCTCTCGCTGTTTGTTCCTCGAGGTGGGTTTGTGGTTCCGGCAATGGCGGCGGTCTTCGTGGTGTGGTCTGCTCGGGTGTGTACAAGGCTTTTGGTGGAGGTGGCCAGGTGGGATGAGCACCGTGGGTTGGTTGCCTATGCTTGTTTCTTGATCTACATGCTGTTTTCTTTATTGGTAATATTTTGA
- the LOC132805047 gene encoding 23 kDa jasmonate-induced protein-like encodes MAEDRKARAQDALNTIDKDYKKSFTIEYLKQEAVKIDHSSVTLCMVYNATGDTIRFLYPHDWRGTAYGETAPKPQMEIPNGAWHSFVHESGTGGSTGAVVYRIQYEPQKYCDVMQAWDTPADLKDPNKVYTEIQELFHFMDEKGNWRTILNTMEKSDFKTFSATGYGYKSVVTGHYGPTPIFEGIITLDGLQVPTSAS; translated from the exons ATGGCCGAGGACCGCAAAGCAAGGGCGCAAGACGCTCTGAATACCATAGACAAGGATTATAAGAAGTCCTTCACCATCGAATATCTGAAGCAAGAGGCGGTGAAGATCGATCACTCCAGCGTCACGCTTTGCATGGTTTACAATGCTACTGGAGACACCATCAGGTTTCTTTACCCTCATGATTGGCGTGGCACTGCTTACGGCGAAACTGCCCCAAAACCTCAAATGGAAATTCCAAATGGCGCATGGCATTCTTTTGTGCATGAAAGTGGCACAGGAGGATCAACTGGGGCTGTTGTGTATCGCATCCAATATGAGCCTCAGAAATATTGCGATGTCATGCAGGCTTGGGACACTCCAGCGGATCTTAAAGACCCAAACAAg GTGTATACTGAAATCCAAGAGCTTTTCCACTTTATGGATGAGAAAGGGAATTGGCGTACAATTTTGAACACAATGGAGAAAAGTGACTTCAAAACTTTCTCTGCCACTGGTTATGGATACAAGTCAGTTGTCACGGGTCACTATGGCCCTACTCCAATCTTTGAGGGAATAATAACTCTGGATGGTCTTCAAGTTCCTACTTCTGCATCATGA
- the LOC107413015 gene encoding uncharacterized protein LOC107413015 — MEFKNLLSVLRKRFLATSATLSTIATTTNASPNPSFTVHFLVNSCGLPLEVAISASKTLKLDQNNTHNPESVLRFLKSHKFDDTQIANLISKSPSILRSRISTNLRPKFQFLVENGFDGERLPKLIMQNTFILRRSLGSHIKPTYEFLKKFLKTEERVVSSVKRASWLLTSDPAKLVPNMELLIREGVPDERVAHLLSSQPRTLMHKVERLVVCIKTVKELGLQPSSATFTEAVRIMVSMTESTWNKKMETFKELGWSEYDIIHAFIRCPLCLAYSEEKIRRAMDFYLKTMKLELEDIISSPMLLSFSKVPCSEGFGFYYFCIYACPICLAYSEVKVRRAMDFYLKTYEVGVGRYISTPRLINFSIEGRILPRYLVLMVLFSMGLIEHDNKPFWMFYQSETAFLDNYVFKYVDEYHICWKCKMLPKQRQFDDDI, encoded by the exons ATGGAGTTCAAAAATCTGCTTTCTGTGCTGCGAAAACGTTTCCTGGCAACATCGGCAACATTGTCTACTATTGCTACTACTACAAACGCTTCGCCAAACCCATCCTTCACAGTTCACTTTTTGGTAAATTCCTGTGGGCTTCCATTGGAAGTCGCTATTTCTGCCTCCAAAACCCTCAAACTCGACCAGAACAATACCCACAATCCCGAATCCGTGCTCAGATTCTTAAAGTCTCACAAATTCGACGATACCCAGATAGCCAATTTGATCTCAAAGAGTCCCTCCATCCTCCGATCCAGGATAAGTACCAATCTCAGGCCAAAATTTCAGTTTTTGGTCGAAAATGGCTTCGATGGCGAGCGTCTTCCGAAGCTGATCATGCAGAATACCTTCATTCTGCGTCGAAGCTTGGGTTCCCACATTAAACCCACGTACGAATTCCTTAAGAAGTTCTTGAAAACCGAGGAGAGAGTTGTGTCTTCTGTAAAGCGAGCTTCGTGGCTTTTGACCTCGGATCCTGCTAAATTGGTACCAAACATGGAGCTTTTAATCAGAGAAGGAGTTCCTGATGAGCGCGTGGCTCACCTTCTATCTTCTCAACCCAGAACGTTAATGCACAAGGTGGAAAGACTGGTTGTCTGCATCAAAACCGTGAAGGAATTGGGTTTACAACCGAGTAGCGCAACGTTCACAGAAGCTGTTCGAATAATGGTCTCAATGACCGAGTCAACATGGAACAAGAAAATGGAAACTTTCAAGGAATTGGGGTGGTCTGAATATGATATTATTCATGCATTTATACGTTGTCCTTTATGTTTAGCTTATTCGGAGGAGAAAATTCGGAGAGCCATGGATTTCTATTTGAAGACTATGAAGTTGGAGTTGGAAGATATCATTTCCTCTCCCATGTTGCTTTCCTTTTCCAAGGTACCATGTTCTGAAGGTTTTGGTTTC tattatttttgcatttatgCGTGTCCCATATGCTTAGCTTATTCCGAGGTGAAAGTTCGGAGAGCCATGGATTTCTATCTGAAGACATATGAAGTTGGAGTTGGAAGATATATTTCTACACCAAGGTTGATTAACTTTTCCATTGAGGGAAGAATTCTCCCAAGGTACCTAGTTCTGATGGTTTTGTTTTCTATGGGGCTGATTGAACATGACAACAAACCCTTTTGGATGTTTTACCAATCTGAGACAGCATTCTTGGACAACTATGTTTTCAAGTATGTGGATGAGTACCACATTTGTTGGAAATGTAAAATGCTGCCGAAACAAAGGCAATTTGATGATGATATTTGA
- the LOC107413026 gene encoding uncharacterized protein LOC107413026 — protein MQSKNLLSLLQKRFLATSATLAAATTASQPNPTFAVQFLVNSCGLPLELALAASKSLKLDHNNSQKPQSVLSLLKSHQFDDTQIANLISKRPSILQSRIHSNLSPKLQFLVENGFAGNLLPKLIMSNPEILGRSLVSHIKPTYEFLKKFLKTEERVVASVNRTSWLLTSEPKSKLLPNMEILMREGVPEKTVTQLLLSHPRALMQKVERMVLCIEAVKGLGLQPGSPMFTEAVRVKSSMSDSTWNKKVQVFKDLGWSEEDIFHAFVRCPNSLAYSEEKIRRAMDFYMKTMKLELEEIISSPKLLSFSIEARIRPRYQVLTVLVSKGLIKHDNKPRFVFEQSETRFLGNFIFKYIGEIPNLLEMYNAAKAKAM, from the coding sequence ATGCAGTCGAAAAATCTGCTTTCTTTGTTGCAAAAACGTTTTCTGGCAACATCGGCAACACTTGCTGCTGCTACTACTGCTTCACAACCAAACCCAACATTCGCAGTTCAATTCTTGGTGAACTCATGTGGGCTTCCTTTGGAATTGGCTTTAGCTGCCTCCAAATCCCTCAAACTCGACCATAACAATTCCCAGAAACCCCAATCCGTGCTCAGTTTATTAAAATCTCATCAATTCGACGATACCCAGATAGCCAATTTGATCTCAAAGCGTCCCTCCATTCTCCAATCCAGGATACATAGCAATCTCAGTCCCAAACTTCAGTTCTTGGTCGAAAATGGCTTCGCCGGCAACCTACTTCCCAAGCTGATCATGTCGAATCCCGAAATTCTAGGTCGAAGCTTGGTTTCCCACATAAAACCGACATATGAATTCCTCAAAAAATTCTTGAAAACCGAGGAGAGAGTTGTGGCTTCGGTGAATCGAACTTCATGGCTTCTAACTTCGGAACCCAAATCCAAATTGCTACCAAATATGGAGATTTTGATGAGAGAAGGAGTTCCCGAGAAAACGGTGACCCAGCTTCTACTTTCTCATCCCAGAGCGTTGATGCAGAAGGTGGAGAGAATGGTTCTCTGCATCGAAGCTGTGAAGGGGTTGGGTCTCCAACCGGGTTCTCCAATGTTCACAGAAGCTGTTCGAGTAAAGTCCTCAATGAGCGATTCAACATGGAACAAAAAAGTGCAAGTTTTCAAGGACTTGGGTTGGTCTGAAGAAGATATTTTTCATGCTTTTGTACGTTGTCCAAATTCTTTAGCTTATTCGGAGGAGAAAATTCGGAGAGCCATGGATTTCTATATGAAGACTATGAAGTTGGAGTTGGAAGAAATAATTTCTTCTCCCAAGTTGCTTAGCTTTTCAATTGAGGCAAGAATTCGTCCAAGATACCAAGTTTTGACGGTTTTAGTGTCTAAGGGGCTGATTAAACATGACAACAAACCCCGCTTTGTGTTTGAACAATCTGAGACTAGATTCTTGGGCAACTTCATTTTCAAGTATATCGGTGAAATTCCAAATTTGTTGGAAATGTATAATGCTGCCAAAGCAAAGGCaatgtga